One Mycolicibacterium crocinum DNA window includes the following coding sequences:
- a CDS encoding DUF1990 domain-containing protein has protein sequence MKLSDLAGRPLTYGEVGATAAALPAGYRHVRLSARIGSGRPRFEKAADAVMRYGMLRGAGLRVVATTDVAEVGTDVLGRLGPFAAPCRVIYVVDEPNRRGFAYGSLPGHAVSGEEMFGVRFDPADESVHAEVVAFSTPATWWSRLGAPAAALVQRVITRRYLSAV, from the coding sequence GTGAAGCTCAGCGACCTGGCCGGCCGCCCGTTGACCTACGGGGAGGTCGGTGCGACGGCCGCGGCCCTGCCGGCGGGCTACCGCCACGTGCGGCTGTCCGCACGCATCGGCAGCGGCCGACCTCGCTTCGAGAAGGCCGCCGACGCGGTGATGCGCTACGGAATGCTGCGCGGTGCGGGCCTGCGGGTGGTCGCGACAACCGATGTTGCCGAAGTGGGCACCGACGTGCTCGGGCGGCTGGGACCGTTCGCCGCGCCGTGCCGGGTGATCTACGTAGTCGACGAGCCGAACCGGCGCGGGTTCGCCTACGGCAGCCTTCCCGGCCATGCCGTGTCCGGTGAGGAGATGTTCGGGGTGCGCTTCGATCCCGCCGACGAATCGGTGCATGCCGAGGTGGTGGCGTTCTCCACGCCGGCGACGTGGTGGAGCCGGCTCGGCGCGCCGGCGGCCGCGCTGGTTCAGCGGGTGATCACCCGGCGCTATCTATCGGCGGTCTAG
- a CDS encoding SDR family oxidoreductase codes for MSVPKQQQKPPGTQSEMNPVPDCGEESYRGSDRLAGKRAVITGGDSGIGRAVAIAYAREGADVLIAYLNEDGDAKEVAGYVEQAGRRCVLVSGDLSDPAHCRTVIGRAVDELGGIDILVNNAAYQMTHESLEDITDEEWDYTFRVNIGAYFYLAKAALPHLKPGAAIIGSSSVNSDMPSPTLAPYAATKAAIANFSASLAQLLGEKGIRVNSVAPGPIWTPLIPATMPPEKVESFGENTPLGRAGQPAELAPIYVLLASDEGSYISGARVAVTGGRPVL; via the coding sequence ATGAGCGTTCCCAAGCAACAGCAGAAGCCGCCGGGCACTCAGTCCGAGATGAATCCCGTGCCCGACTGCGGTGAAGAAAGTTATCGGGGATCCGATCGGCTGGCCGGCAAGCGAGCGGTGATCACCGGCGGTGACAGCGGTATCGGGCGTGCTGTCGCAATCGCCTACGCGCGTGAGGGCGCCGACGTGCTGATCGCCTACCTCAACGAGGACGGTGACGCCAAGGAGGTCGCCGGTTATGTCGAGCAGGCCGGCCGGCGGTGCGTGTTGGTGTCCGGCGACCTTTCCGATCCCGCGCACTGCCGAACCGTAATCGGCCGTGCTGTCGACGAATTGGGCGGGATCGACATTCTCGTCAACAACGCCGCCTATCAGATGACGCACGAGAGCCTCGAGGACATCACCGACGAGGAATGGGACTACACGTTCCGGGTCAACATCGGCGCGTACTTCTACCTGGCCAAGGCCGCGCTGCCCCATCTGAAGCCCGGGGCCGCGATCATCGGCAGTTCGTCAGTGAACTCCGATATGCCCTCGCCGACGCTGGCGCCCTACGCGGCTACCAAGGCCGCGATCGCGAACTTCTCGGCCAGCCTGGCACAGTTGTTGGGCGAGAAGGGGATTCGGGTCAACAGTGTGGCACCGGGGCCGATCTGGACACCACTGATTCCCGCGACGATGCCCCCCGAGAAGGTCGAATCATTCGGCGAGAACACTCCCCTCGGCCGGGCGGGTCAACCCGCCGAGCTGGCACCGATCTACGTCCTGCTGGCGTCCGACGAAGGCAGCTACATCTCCGGCGCGCGCGTCGCTGTCACCGGCGGCCGCCCGGTGCTGTAG
- a CDS encoding TIGR02611 family protein, producing the protein MTQLLHRWKHRRERLRTRPVADFAYRAVVGVVGLAVLAVGIVAIPYPGPGWAIVFVGLAILASEFYWAHRTLSFTKDRYDSAMGWFRGQGRWVQALGAVFTAAVVVATLWLLGAVGWSAGLLGFDHPALDSPIGLGA; encoded by the coding sequence GTGACGCAGCTACTGCATCGATGGAAGCACCGGCGGGAGCGGCTGCGGACGCGGCCGGTCGCCGATTTCGCGTACCGAGCCGTGGTCGGCGTCGTCGGACTCGCCGTGCTTGCCGTCGGCATCGTCGCCATTCCGTACCCGGGCCCCGGCTGGGCGATCGTGTTCGTCGGCCTGGCGATCCTGGCCAGCGAGTTCTATTGGGCGCACCGCACCCTGTCGTTCACCAAAGACCGCTATGACAGTGCGATGGGATGGTTTCGCGGGCAGGGTAGGTGGGTCCAGGCCTTGGGCGCGGTGTTCACCGCCGCGGTGGTGGTCGCCACGCTGTGGCTGCTCGGCGCGGTGGGCTGGTCGGCGGGACTGCTCGGCTTCGACCATCCCGCGTTGGACAGCCCCATCGGCCTCGGCGCCTGA
- the thrS gene encoding threonine--tRNA ligase codes for MSAPAHPAPAAPIRVPAGTTAGTAVRDAGLPGRGEPGAIVVVRDAEDKLRDLSWTPDTDVEVIPVAADTEDGRSVIRHSAAHVLAQAVQELFPQAKLGIGPPITDGFYYDFDVPEAFTPEDLEKLEKRMAKIVKDGQLFARRVYKSKDEARAELANEPYKLELVDDKSGDADIMEVGGDELTAYDNLNPRTRERVWGDLCRGPHIPTTRYIPAFKLTRSSAAYWRGDQNNASLQRIYGTAWESQEALDRHLELIEEAQRRDHRKLGVELDLFSFPDELGSGLPVFHPKGGIIRRELEDYSRRKHEQAGYEFVNTPHITKEQLYITSGHLEWYADGMFPPMHIDAEFDEDGKLRKPGQDYYLKPMNCPMHHLIYRSRGRSYRELPLRLFEFGSVYRYEKSGVVHGLTRVRGMTQDDSHIYTTREQMRDELASLLRFVLELLADYGLDDFYLELSTKNPEKAVGSDEMWDEATETLREVAEASGLQLVPDPGGAAFYGPKISVQVKDALGRSWQMSTIQLDFNMPDRFELEYTAADGSRQRPVLIHRALFGSIERFFGVLTEHYAGAFPAWLAPVQAVGIPVADAHLPYLEDLAAELKSRGVRVEVDTSDDRMAKKIVNHTNQKVPFMLLAGDRDVEAGAVSFRFGDRTQINGVPREQAIETIVKWISDRENAVPTAELVKVDGG; via the coding sequence ATGAGCGCCCCCGCACACCCCGCCCCAGCAGCCCCGATCCGGGTGCCTGCCGGGACTACCGCGGGCACGGCGGTGCGCGACGCGGGCCTCCCGGGTCGCGGTGAACCCGGTGCGATCGTCGTCGTGCGCGACGCCGAGGACAAGCTGCGCGACCTGAGTTGGACGCCGGACACCGACGTCGAGGTCATCCCGGTCGCCGCCGACACCGAGGACGGCCGCAGCGTGATCCGGCACTCGGCAGCCCACGTGCTCGCCCAGGCGGTGCAGGAGCTGTTCCCGCAAGCCAAGCTCGGCATCGGCCCGCCGATCACCGACGGCTTCTACTACGACTTCGACGTGCCCGAGGCGTTCACCCCCGAGGATCTGGAGAAGCTCGAGAAGCGGATGGCCAAGATCGTCAAGGACGGTCAGCTGTTCGCCCGGCGGGTGTACAAGTCCAAAGACGAGGCCCGCGCCGAGCTCGCGAACGAGCCGTACAAGCTGGAACTCGTTGACGACAAGTCCGGCGACGCGGACATCATGGAGGTCGGCGGCGACGAGCTCACCGCGTACGACAACCTCAATCCCCGTACCCGCGAACGGGTTTGGGGTGACCTGTGCCGCGGGCCGCACATCCCCACGACCCGCTACATTCCGGCGTTCAAGCTGACCCGCAGCTCGGCGGCGTACTGGCGCGGCGACCAGAACAATGCCAGCCTGCAACGCATCTACGGCACGGCCTGGGAATCGCAGGAGGCGCTGGACCGCCACCTCGAACTGATCGAGGAGGCGCAGCGCCGCGACCACCGCAAGCTCGGGGTGGAGCTGGACCTGTTCAGCTTCCCCGACGAATTGGGTTCGGGCCTACCGGTTTTCCATCCGAAGGGCGGCATCATCCGGCGTGAGCTGGAGGACTATTCGCGGCGCAAGCATGAGCAGGCCGGCTACGAATTCGTCAACACCCCGCACATCACCAAGGAACAGCTCTACATCACCTCGGGTCACCTGGAGTGGTACGCCGACGGCATGTTCCCCCCGATGCACATCGACGCCGAGTTCGACGAGGACGGCAAGCTGCGCAAGCCGGGGCAGGACTACTACCTCAAGCCGATGAACTGCCCGATGCACCATCTGATCTACCGGTCACGGGGACGTTCCTACCGCGAACTTCCTTTGCGGCTCTTCGAGTTCGGCTCGGTGTACCGCTACGAGAAGTCCGGCGTGGTGCACGGCCTGACCCGGGTGCGCGGCATGACACAGGACGATTCGCACATCTACACCACTCGCGAACAGATGCGCGACGAGCTGGCCTCGTTGCTGCGGTTCGTGCTCGAGCTGCTCGCCGACTACGGCCTCGACGACTTCTACCTGGAGCTGTCGACGAAGAACCCGGAGAAGGCCGTCGGCTCCGACGAGATGTGGGACGAGGCCACCGAAACGCTGCGTGAGGTCGCCGAGGCGTCCGGTCTGCAGCTGGTCCCTGACCCCGGGGGCGCGGCGTTCTACGGGCCCAAGATCTCCGTTCAGGTCAAGGATGCGCTCGGCCGCAGCTGGCAGATGTCGACCATCCAGCTCGACTTCAACATGCCCGACCGGTTCGAGCTGGAGTACACCGCCGCCGATGGGTCGCGTCAGCGCCCCGTTTTGATCCACCGCGCGCTGTTCGGCTCCATCGAGCGGTTCTTCGGGGTACTCACCGAGCACTACGCGGGCGCCTTCCCGGCGTGGCTGGCGCCGGTGCAGGCCGTCGGCATCCCCGTCGCCGACGCGCACCTGCCGTATCTGGAAGACCTTGCCGCCGAACTCAAATCGCGTGGCGTGCGGGTCGAGGTCGACACCAGCGACGACCGGATGGCGAAGAAGATCGTCAACCACACCAACCAGAAGGTGCCGTTCATGCTGCTCGCGGGCGACCGCGACGTGGAGGCCGGGGCGGTGAGCTTCCGGTTCGGTGACCGCACCCAGATCAACGGCGTGCCTCGCGAGCAGGCGATCGAGACGATCGTAAAATGGATCTCCGATCGCGAGAATGCCGTGCCCACAGCCGAACTGGTGAAGGTCGACGGTGGCTGA
- a CDS encoding HIT family protein, with product MADDAYVDRGAGEPDRLQRLWTPHRMSYILDVPAQKAAGGSAGSSQPFTDIPTMPDEDGLVVARGEQVYVVLNLYPYNPGHLMVVPYRRVSELEDLSTGESAELMAFTQKAIRVIKAVSSPDGFNVGLNLGKSAGGSLAEHLHMHVVPRWAGDANFITVVGETKVIPQLLRDTRKLLADEWTAQL from the coding sequence GTGGCTGACGACGCGTACGTCGACCGGGGCGCGGGCGAGCCCGACCGCCTCCAGCGGCTGTGGACACCGCACCGGATGAGCTACATCCTCGACGTGCCCGCGCAGAAGGCGGCGGGCGGATCGGCCGGATCTTCGCAACCGTTCACCGACATCCCCACGATGCCCGACGAAGACGGTCTCGTGGTGGCCCGCGGTGAGCAGGTGTACGTGGTGCTGAATCTCTACCCGTACAACCCCGGGCACCTGATGGTGGTGCCCTATCGGCGGGTGTCGGAACTGGAAGACCTCAGTACCGGCGAGAGTGCGGAGCTGATGGCCTTCACCCAGAAGGCAATTCGCGTCATCAAAGCGGTGTCGAGCCCGGACGGCTTCAACGTCGGCCTCAACCTCGGCAAGTCCGCCGGCGGCTCGCTGGCCGAGCACCTGCACATGCATGTGGTGCCCCGCTGGGCCGGCGACGCCAACTTCATCACGGTCGTCGGGGAGACCAAGGTCATCCCGCAACTGCTGCGCGATACCCGCAAGCTGCTGGCCGACGAATGGACAGCGCAGTTGTGA
- the pgsA gene encoding phosphatidylinositol phosphate synthase: protein MSDFYLMTRAAYAKLSTPVAKGALKIGLTPDMVTIIGTAGSVLAALILFPIGQLWWGAVAVWFFVLADMLDGAMARQRGGGTRFGAVLDATCDRISDGAIFCGLLWWVVFSMHSSSLAVATMICLVTSQVISYVKARAEASGLEGGGGLIERPERLIIVLVGAGLSDFPLFPMPILLPIGMWLLAVTSLVTVGQRVHSVRSSPGAMDKIPPAAAQPVGDEPESGES from the coding sequence GTGAGCGACTTCTACCTGATGACCCGTGCGGCGTACGCCAAGCTCAGTACGCCGGTGGCCAAGGGCGCGTTGAAGATCGGGCTGACCCCGGACATGGTGACGATCATCGGCACCGCCGGTTCGGTGCTGGCCGCGCTCATCCTGTTCCCGATCGGTCAGCTGTGGTGGGGTGCGGTCGCCGTCTGGTTCTTCGTGCTCGCCGACATGCTCGACGGTGCGATGGCGCGGCAACGGGGCGGCGGCACCCGGTTCGGCGCGGTGCTCGATGCCACCTGCGACCGGATCAGCGACGGCGCGATCTTCTGCGGGCTGCTGTGGTGGGTGGTCTTCAGCATGCACAGCTCGTCGCTGGCGGTGGCCACGATGATCTGCCTGGTGACCTCGCAGGTGATCTCCTACGTCAAGGCGCGCGCCGAGGCCAGCGGGCTCGAAGGCGGCGGCGGGCTCATCGAACGCCCCGAGCGACTGATCATCGTGCTGGTCGGTGCCGGGCTCTCCGACTTCCCGCTGTTCCCGATGCCGATCCTGCTGCCCATCGGGATGTGGCTGCTGGCGGTCACCAGCCTGGTGACGGTCGGCCAGCGCGTGCACTCGGTGCGATCCAGCCCCGGCGCGATGGACAAGATCCCGCCCGCCGCCGCGCAGCCGGTCGGCGACGAACCGGAAAGCGGCGAATCATGA
- a CDS encoding PaaI family thioesterase, whose product MTAALHPGGGFNPPVPTGKGGPDYGRFIEAVRDLQDHARAVDAPDEVITRAADVLEQVSALLAPYDADEWTAPSGRRMDLPMRGSILSVPNETEIGEDGRLRGWVRFRRYHLGRNGAVHGGFIAHLFDSVLGKTSIMLTGGSVRRTAYLHVNYRKIVPIEKELQVEAGVVRTEGRKVFVDVRLCDGDDLLADGEGLFVALKPGQP is encoded by the coding sequence ATGACGGCGGCCCTGCATCCCGGTGGCGGATTCAACCCGCCGGTGCCCACGGGCAAGGGCGGCCCCGATTACGGCCGGTTCATCGAGGCGGTACGTGATCTGCAGGATCACGCGCGTGCCGTCGACGCGCCCGATGAGGTGATCACCCGGGCCGCCGACGTTCTCGAGCAGGTGTCGGCACTGCTGGCGCCGTATGACGCCGATGAGTGGACCGCGCCGTCGGGACGGCGCATGGACCTGCCGATGCGGGGCAGCATCCTGTCCGTCCCCAATGAGACAGAGATCGGCGAGGACGGCCGGCTGCGGGGGTGGGTCCGGTTCCGGCGCTATCACCTGGGCCGTAACGGGGCCGTCCATGGCGGGTTCATCGCCCACCTCTTCGATTCGGTGCTCGGCAAGACGTCGATCATGCTGACCGGAGGGTCGGTCCGGCGTACCGCGTATTTGCACGTCAACTACCGCAAGATCGTGCCCATCGAGAAGGAACTCCAGGTCGAGGCCGGGGTTGTGCGAACCGAGGGTCGCAAAGTCTTCGTCGATGTCCGACTCTGTGACGGCGACGACCTGCTGGCCGATGGTGAAGGACTGTTCGTGGCGCTGAAACCGGGGCAGCCGTGA
- a CDS encoding phosphatidylinositol mannoside acyltransferase — MIATPGQLWTASRNRLPRTEHISDLGYAAGWRLVRAMPELFARNAFDAGAWYAAQGGGPEQLRKNLARVIGSTAAEVPNSLVRASLASYARYWREAFRLPTMDHKKLGAQIDEAVTGKEHLEAALAAGRGAVLALPHSGNWDMAGVWLVQANGTFTTVAERLKPESLYKRFLDYRESLGFEVLPLTGGERPAYEVLVERLRANRVVCLMAERDLSRSGVPVDLFGEPTRMPAGSAKLALDTGAALIPVHSWFTDKGWAVDFYPELDCSSRDVGVITQALADRFGANIAEHPEDWHMLQPQWLADLSDERQARLREA; from the coding sequence ATGATCGCCACCCCGGGGCAGCTCTGGACGGCGAGCCGTAATCGGTTGCCGCGCACCGAGCACATCAGCGACCTGGGCTACGCCGCGGGCTGGCGGCTGGTCCGTGCCATGCCGGAGCTGTTCGCACGCAACGCTTTCGACGCCGGCGCCTGGTATGCGGCGCAGGGCGGCGGTCCCGAGCAGCTGCGCAAGAACCTGGCCCGGGTGATCGGCTCCACGGCAGCCGAGGTGCCGAACTCGTTGGTTCGCGCCTCGCTGGCCTCCTACGCCCGGTACTGGCGGGAGGCGTTCCGGTTGCCGACGATGGACCACAAGAAACTGGGCGCCCAGATCGACGAAGCGGTGACCGGTAAGGAACACCTGGAGGCCGCGCTTGCCGCCGGGCGCGGTGCCGTCCTTGCGCTGCCGCACAGCGGCAACTGGGATATGGCCGGGGTGTGGCTGGTCCAGGCCAACGGCACCTTCACCACCGTTGCCGAACGCCTCAAGCCGGAGTCGCTGTACAAGCGGTTCCTCGACTACCGGGAGAGCCTGGGCTTCGAGGTGCTGCCGCTCACCGGCGGTGAACGGCCGGCCTACGAGGTGTTGGTGGAGAGGCTCCGGGCGAATCGCGTGGTGTGTCTGATGGCCGAACGGGACCTGAGTCGCTCCGGGGTGCCGGTCGACCTGTTCGGCGAGCCCACCCGGATGCCGGCCGGTTCGGCCAAGCTGGCGCTCGATACCGGCGCGGCGCTGATTCCGGTGCACTCCTGGTTCACCGACAAGGGGTGGGCCGTCGACTTCTATCCCGAACTCGACTGCTCCAGTCGCGACGTCGGCGTGATCACCCAGGCATTGGCCGATCGGTTCGGTGCGAATATCGCTGAACACCCCGAGGATTGGCACATGCTGCAGCCGCAATGGCTGGCCGACCTGTCCGACGAGCGACAGGCCAGGTTGAGGGAGGCCTGA
- a CDS encoding glycosyltransferase family 4 protein — protein MRIGMVCPYSFDVPGGVQSHILQLAEVMRERGHEVSVLAPSSPHVKLPEYVVSGGKAVPIPYNGSVARLRFGPATHRHVKKWLISGEFDVLHLHEPNAPSLSMLALQAAEGPIVATFHTSTTKSLTLSVFQGILRPYHEKIVGRIAVSDLARRWQMEALGSDAVEIPNGVDVSALASAPRLAGYPRAGKTVLFLGRFDEPRKGMAVLVGALPRLVEKFEDIEILIVGRGDEDKLREECGELAGHLRFLGQVDDAEKASALRSADVYCAPHTGGESFGIVLVEAMAAGTPVVASDLDAFRRVLLDGEAGRLVPVDDSAAMAEALIEVLGDEALRTRYVSAADVAVRRYDWPVVADQIMRVYETVALAGVKVQVAS, from the coding sequence ATGCGGATCGGGATGGTCTGCCCCTACTCGTTCGACGTGCCCGGCGGGGTGCAGTCGCACATCCTGCAACTGGCCGAAGTGATGCGGGAGCGCGGCCACGAGGTCAGCGTGTTGGCCCCGTCGTCGCCGCATGTGAAGCTGCCGGAGTACGTCGTGTCCGGCGGCAAGGCCGTGCCGATTCCCTACAACGGCTCGGTGGCCCGGCTGCGGTTCGGCCCGGCCACCCACCGTCACGTCAAGAAGTGGCTCATCAGCGGTGAATTCGATGTGCTGCATCTGCACGAGCCGAACGCCCCCAGCCTGTCGATGCTGGCGCTGCAGGCGGCCGAAGGCCCGATCGTTGCGACATTCCACACCTCGACCACAAAGTCGTTGACGCTCAGCGTTTTTCAGGGAATCCTGCGGCCGTATCACGAGAAGATCGTCGGCCGGATCGCGGTATCCGACCTGGCGCGCCGGTGGCAGATGGAGGCATTGGGTTCCGACGCGGTCGAAATCCCCAACGGTGTCGACGTCTCGGCACTGGCGTCGGCGCCGCGGCTCGCCGGCTATCCGCGTGCCGGCAAGACAGTGTTGTTTCTCGGCCGCTTTGACGAGCCGCGCAAGGGAATGGCGGTTCTGGTCGGCGCGCTGCCCCGGTTGGTCGAGAAATTCGAGGACATCGAAATCCTGATCGTCGGACGCGGCGACGAGGACAAGCTGAGGGAGGAGTGCGGCGAACTCGCCGGACACCTGCGGTTCCTGGGCCAGGTCGACGACGCCGAGAAGGCCTCGGCGCTGCGCAGCGCGGACGTGTACTGCGCCCCGCACACCGGCGGCGAGAGCTTCGGCATCGTGCTCGTCGAAGCGATGGCCGCGGGCACTCCGGTGGTGGCCAGCGATCTCGACGCGTTCCGGCGAGTGCTGCTCGACGGCGAGGCCGGCCGGCTCGTTCCCGTTGACGACTCCGCTGCGATGGCCGAGGCCCTGATCGAGGTGCTCGGGGACGAGGCCCTGCGCACCCGCTACGTCAGCGCCGCCGACGTCGCGGTGCGCCGCTACGACTGGCCTGTGGTGGCCGACCAGATCATGCGGGTGTACGAGACGGTGGCGCTGGCGGGCGTCAAAGTTCAGGTGGCCTCCTAA
- a CDS encoding NUDIX hydrolase — protein sequence MPAALYWSLTAVLIIVLVVSALLALQTASRLDRLHIRYDLSWQALDAALARRAVVARAVAADTYRGRPEGKRLAALADAAERAPRTGREAAENELSAALGMVDPTSMPVSLVAELADAEARVLLARRFHNDAVRDTLALRERRPVRWLRLAGTAPLPTYFEIAERAPETTPDGPDQLNRRTSARVVLLDEHGAVLLFCGSDPAFSGDGEAPRWWFTVGGAVWPGERLVDAAVREIAEETGLRVDPAAMVGPVWRRDKLIDFNGTVIASQEFYFVHRTSRFEPTTAGRTQLELRYIHGHRWCDSATIDQLATNGQTVYPLQLGELLEEANLLADGLGGADKELHPIH from the coding sequence ATGCCTGCCGCGCTGTATTGGTCGCTGACCGCGGTCCTGATCATCGTGCTGGTGGTCAGCGCGCTGCTGGCCCTGCAGACCGCGAGCCGGCTGGATCGCCTGCACATCCGCTACGACCTGTCCTGGCAGGCGCTCGACGCGGCGCTGGCCCGGCGCGCGGTGGTGGCCCGTGCGGTGGCCGCCGACACCTACCGCGGGCGCCCGGAAGGCAAGCGGCTCGCGGCACTGGCTGATGCCGCGGAGCGGGCACCGCGGACCGGCCGCGAAGCCGCCGAGAACGAGCTGTCCGCGGCGCTGGGCATGGTCGATCCGACGTCGATGCCGGTGTCCCTGGTCGCCGAACTCGCCGACGCCGAAGCCCGGGTGCTGCTGGCCCGGCGATTCCACAACGACGCCGTGCGCGACACCCTCGCGCTGCGCGAACGCCGTCCGGTCCGATGGCTACGGTTGGCCGGCACCGCCCCGCTGCCGACCTACTTCGAGATCGCCGAGCGGGCTCCCGAGACGACCCCGGATGGGCCCGACCAGCTGAACCGCCGCACCTCGGCGCGGGTGGTATTGCTCGACGAGCACGGTGCGGTGCTGTTGTTCTGCGGATCCGATCCGGCTTTCAGCGGCGACGGCGAGGCGCCGCGCTGGTGGTTCACCGTCGGCGGCGCGGTGTGGCCGGGGGAGCGGCTGGTCGATGCCGCCGTCCGGGAGATCGCCGAGGAGACCGGGCTGCGGGTGGACCCGGCCGCGATGGTGGGCCCGGTGTGGCGCCGGGACAAGCTGATCGACTTCAACGGCACGGTCATCGCCAGCCAGGAGTTCTACTTCGTGCATCGCACTAGCCGGTTCGAACCGACCACGGCCGGGCGCACGCAGCTGGAACTGCGGTACATTCACGGCCACCGATGGTGTGACTCCGCCACGATCGATCAGTTGGCCACGAACGGGCAGACGGTGTATCCGCTGCAGCTCGGGGAACTGCTCGAGGAGGCAAACCTGCTGGCCGACGGCCTTGGCGGCGCCGACAAAGAGTTGCACCCGATCCACTGA
- the pdxS gene encoding pyridoxal 5'-phosphate synthase lyase subunit PdxS yields METGATAAGSNGSASAQTGTARVKRGMAEMLKGGVIMDVVTPEQARIAEGAGAVAVMALERVPADIRAQGGVARMSDTDLIEGIISAVTIPVMAKARIGHFVEAQILQSLGVDYIDESEVLTPADYTHHIDKWKFTVPFVCGATNLGEALRRITEGAAMIRSKGEAGTGDVSNATTHMRSIGAEIRRLTSLSEDELYVAAKDMQAPYDLVVEVARAGKLPVTLFTAGGIATPADAAMMMQLGAEGVFVGSGIFKSGDPAVRAAAIVKATTFYDDPDVLARVSRGLGEPMVGINVEEIAEPHRLAQRGW; encoded by the coding sequence GTGGAAACCGGAGCTACCGCGGCTGGATCCAACGGCTCGGCCAGCGCGCAGACGGGTACCGCTCGGGTCAAGCGCGGTATGGCGGAGATGCTCAAGGGCGGCGTCATCATGGACGTCGTCACCCCTGAACAGGCGCGCATCGCCGAGGGTGCCGGAGCAGTGGCTGTCATGGCGCTCGAACGGGTCCCGGCTGACATCCGCGCCCAGGGCGGCGTGGCCCGCATGAGCGACACCGACCTGATCGAAGGCATCATCTCCGCGGTCACCATCCCGGTGATGGCCAAGGCGCGGATCGGCCATTTCGTCGAGGCGCAGATCCTGCAGAGCCTCGGCGTCGATTACATCGACGAGTCCGAGGTCCTGACCCCGGCGGACTACACCCACCACATCGACAAGTGGAAGTTCACCGTGCCGTTCGTCTGCGGTGCGACCAACTTGGGTGAGGCGCTGCGCCGCATCACCGAGGGTGCGGCGATGATCCGCTCCAAGGGCGAGGCCGGCACCGGCGACGTCTCCAATGCGACCACCCACATGCGGTCCATCGGCGCGGAGATCCGCCGGCTGACGTCGCTGTCGGAGGACGAACTCTACGTCGCGGCCAAGGACATGCAGGCGCCGTACGACCTCGTCGTCGAGGTGGCCCGGGCGGGCAAGCTGCCGGTGACGTTGTTCACCGCGGGCGGTATCGCCACCCCCGCCGACGCCGCGATGATGATGCAGCTCGGCGCCGAGGGTGTGTTCGTCGGCTCCGGCATCTTCAAGTCCGGCGACCCCGCGGTGCGGGCTGCCGCCATCGTCAAGGCCACCACCTTCTACGACGACCCCGACGTGCTGGCGCGGGTGTCGCGGGGGCTGGGTGAGCCCATGGTCGGAATCAACGTGGAGGAGATCGCGGAGCCGCACCGACTCGCTCAGCGCGGCTGGTAG
- a CDS encoding GAF and ANTAR domain-containing protein: MPVGDDVDLADAAARIAEVARTLYERRSLDGGVVAELVEHAAVELPGAEYANLTVTANQYEIDTPAATHPWAVQVDDIQRRTQEGPCVSSAWEQRIVHVEDLSHETRWPRFCAEALDITPVRSIMGFQLFLTGKSMGALNVFSERPHAFDERTRQLGSLFAAHSALVWDAARRESQFREALASRDIIGQAKGMIMERYSKDANQAFEMLRQLSHDTNVPLAEVAAKIVDAAQANPR, encoded by the coding sequence ATGCCGGTCGGTGATGACGTAGATCTGGCGGATGCGGCCGCCCGCATCGCCGAGGTCGCCCGCACCCTGTACGAGCGGCGAAGTCTCGACGGCGGTGTGGTCGCCGAACTGGTCGAACATGCTGCCGTGGAGCTGCCCGGCGCGGAGTACGCCAACCTCACAGTGACGGCAAACCAATACGAAATCGACACACCGGCGGCGACGCATCCGTGGGCGGTCCAGGTCGACGACATCCAGCGTCGGACTCAGGAAGGTCCGTGCGTGTCGTCTGCGTGGGAGCAACGCATCGTTCATGTCGAGGATTTGTCGCATGAGACGCGCTGGCCCAGATTTTGCGCCGAGGCGCTCGACATCACGCCGGTGCGCAGCATCATGGGTTTTCAGCTGTTCTTGACCGGCAAGTCCATGGGGGCGTTGAACGTCTTCTCCGAACGCCCCCATGCGTTCGACGAACGAACCCGCCAGCTGGGTTCGTTGTTCGCCGCGCACTCGGCTCTGGTGTGGGATGCGGCGCGGCGCGAGTCGCAGTTCCGCGAGGCGTTGGCCAGTCGCGACATCATCGGCCAAGCCAAGGGCATGATCATGGAGCGCTATAGCAAAGACGCCAACCAGGCGTTCGAGATGTTGCGGCAGCTGTCGCACGACACCAACGTGCCCCTGGCCGAGGTGGCGGCCAAGATCGTCGACGCGGCGCAGGCAAATCCGCGCTGA